The segment TGGATCCACGTCGAGAACTTCCGCCCCGGGTCGTAGCTCTCGCGCGCGCGGTGGATGCGCAGGAAGGTGTCCTGCGTCAGGTCCTGCACGCGCTCCTCGTCGTTCAGGCGCTTCCGCAGGAAGCCCTGGATGCGCGGCTCGTACCGCTCCACCAGCACGCGGAAGCCCTCCGCGTCGCCGTCGGTGTAGCGCTGGAAGAGCTGCTCGTCCGTGAGATCGTCGAAGGAGAATCGCTCCGCAGCCACCGGACGGACCGGACGCACCCCCCGTCGGCCCTGGGCGTCCAGCGCGCGGTTGATCTCCACAGCACTCGGTAGATTGGTCGCGATTTTCATGGCTGAAATATAATACGATTCCCTGGAAATGTCGAGGGTTCCGAATCCACGATCTGCAGTTGCAACCACGCTTCCCACAGTCACTTCGCCCCTTCGTGAGCCGCCGGATTTCCGCGCTTCTCCCCTTCCGGCCCCGGGCTCCGGCCGCGCCGCGCCCTCGATTCCGCCACCGTGAGCCCCGCGAACAGCACCGCGCCCAGCGCGAGCTGCAGGTAGAAGGTGAGGAGGCGCCACCCCGCCGTGGTGAGCCCGATGATCCTCCCCGGCAGGAGCGCCGAGTACACCAGGTAGAAGGCGGCCTCCGCCCCGCCCGAGGCGCCCGGCGTGGGGACGAAGAGCATCACCGTGAAGACCACCCACTGCAGGAGGAAGAAGAGGACCGGGTCCACCGGGGCCCCCAGGAAGGCCGCCAGCGCCGACACCACGGAGTATCGGCAGATCCACTGCACCGCCGTGAGGAGCATGGCGAGGAGGAAGAGGCCCTTCCCCCGCTTCGCCACCAGGCGGTACACGTCCCGGAACTCCCACCACCCCTTCCGCAGCCGCCGCCGCACCCTCGCCGCGAGCCGCAGCCCCCAATCGCGGGGGCGCTCCCCCAGGCGCCCCACCAGCACCAGGCGGAACAGCAGGCGGAGAGCGAAGAGCGCCGCGAGCCCCGCGCCCAGCACCACCAGCGCGCTCCCCTCGACCTCCCCGGCCAGGCGCTGGAGGACGGGGAGCTCCCACGCAGAGGAGATCACCGCCGCCGCCGGGAGGGCGAGGAGGAAGAAGAGCGAGTCCTCCACGTGCCCCAGCGTGACCACCGAAGCCGCCGCGCCGGGGGAGATCCCCCGCTGCATCATCATCCCCCAGCGGAAGATCTCGCCGCCGGAGGAGGTGGGGAGCACGGAGGAGCCCAGCTCCCCTCCCAGCACGATGCGGAACGCCTCGCGGAAGCCCAGGTCGCTCCCGATGAAGCGCGTCCAGATCCAGATGCGGAGCGCGTTGGTGAACCACGGGACCAGCCCCAGCACGATCGCCAGGAACAGGTAGCCGCGCGGGAGCTCCGGGAGGGTGGCGAGGAGGCCGCGGTCCGTGGTGGCCCAGGAGAGCGCCAGGTTGGCGAGCACCCCGAAGGGGATCAGCAGGAGCGCCAGGCGGAAGAGCCGGTCCAGCGTGAGGCGGCCCTTCCGCCGCGGCTGGCCGGTGGAGATGTCGCCCATCCCCCAGACGTGGAGGTGCTCCTCCTCCGGAGCGGCTGCGCCCTCCGCCCCGGGGCGGGGCCCCGTCACGCGCCCCCGCCCCGCGCCGACTCCACCACCTCGCCGTAGCTCCGGATCAGGCGGCCGTTGATCGCGCTCCAGTCCCGCTCCCGCGCCGACTCCACGGCGCGGCGCCCCATCCGCGCGCGCGCCTCGCCGTCGCGCAGCAGCTGCTCCACGCGGTCGGCCAGGTCGGCGGGGTCGTTGGCGCGGGCGATCCACCCGTTCTCCCCCGGCTCGATCTGGTCCGGGGGGCCGCCACGGTCCACCACCACCGCGGGGAGCCCGGAGGCGAGCGCCTCCAGCACCACGTTCCCGAAGGTCTCCGTGGTGGAGGGGAAGACGAACACGTCCGCCGAGGCGTACCAGCGGGCCAGCGCCTCCCCGGTCTGGTGCCCGGCGAAGCAGGCGTGAGGGAGCCGCTCCTCCAGCTCCGCCCGCATGGGCCCGTCGCCCACCAGCGCCAGGCGGAAATCCGCCCCCCGCTCCCGGAGGACGCGGTCCATCTCCACCAGGTCCGCGAGATCCTTCTCCTTCACCAGGCGGCTCACCAGCAGGACGAGGGGCGTCGCCTCGTCCGCGCCGGCGCGCCGCCGCAGCTCCGGGTCGCGGTGGGCGGGCGAGAAGCGGCTCGCGTCGATCCCCCGCGACCACAGCTCCAGGTTGCGGATGCCGTGCGCCTCCAGCTCGCGGATGATGCTACGCGAGGGGGCGTACACCCGCGCGCAGCGCGCGTAGAAGCGGCGCAGCATCCCCCACCCGAACCCCTCCAGCGCCGGGACGCCGTAGTAGCGGAAGTACGAGACGAAGTGCGTGTGGAAGCTGGCCACGGCCGGGATCCCGCGCCGTGCGGCGTACCGCTGCGCCCAGGAGGCCAGCGGGGTGGGGCTGACCACGTGGACGAGGTCGGGCTCCCAGGCATCCAGCTCGCGGGCGATCCCGTGCCCCCAGGGGAGCGAGACGCGGTAGTCCGGGTAGAGCGGGAAGCGGACGTAGCGCACCGGGCGCACCCGTCCGCTCCACGGCACCTCCGGCCCCGGGACGAACGGGGAGTGCACGCGGAAGTCCACGCCCCGCGCCTCCAGCGTCCCGAAGAGCTGGGCGAGGGTCCGGGACACGCCGTCTACGTGGGGGAGGAGGCTCTCCGTGAAGTACGCGATCTTCATGCGGCGGGGGGTGCCGGCCCGGTGCCCCGGCCCTCCCGGGGGAGCGGGAATCTAACCCCCGGCGAGGCGCCCCAAAAGCCCGGACGGCGCGGGGTCTTCGCAGGTGCGCGGCCGGAGGGATGGTGGCGAGCCGGCTGCCTGTCGAGAGCGCCCCCGGATCATCCCCCGTGCAGGAGGTAGAAGGCCAGCTTGAGGTACTCGTTGAAGTAGGCGATCACCCCGTCCTCGCTTTGCCACCAGTCCCGCTCGGAGAAGGCCCACGCGGGGACCGGCGACATGAGGATCTCCGCCCCCGTGCCCCGCGTCCCACGGCGGAGCGCCATCCGCGCGCGGCGGGAGTGGTAGGAGTTGGTGACCACCACCACGCGGCGGGCTCCGCTCCGGAGCACGTAGGCGCGGAGCGCCCGGGCCTCGTCCGCGGTGCTCCCCGCTCCACCGGGCGGCTCCAGCACGGTGATCGCCTCCGCGGGGACGCCGGCGCGCCGGAGGATCCGCACCGCCACGTCGGTGCGGTTGGGGAAGAACCCCGCCTCCACGGCGGGGCCGCTCCGCTCGCGCACCAGCACCACCCGCGGCGCGACACCCCGCCGGTACAGCTCCGCCGCGTGAAAGGGGCGGGTGTTCAGCTCGCCGCCCAGGGCCAGGATCAGCTCCGCGCGCGACACGGGGTCGCGCACCGTGAGGAGGCGTGCGACCCCGGTGAGGAGGGGCGCCCGCAGGGCGTACGCCGCGAGCGCCACCACGGCCAGGGCGAGAAGGATGCCCCCCGCGCGCCGCAGCCGCGGGGACGCGCCGCTCAACGGCCGTTCCCGAGCGGAGTCTGGAAGACGCGGTACCGCTTGTACGGGGTCGCGCCCATCTTCTCCATCGCCCCCCGCATCTCCAGGTTGTCCTCCAGGATCCAGGAGCCCTCGCCGGTGCGGTACCCCCGGGCCGCGGCCACCCGGAAGGCGTGCAGGTACATGGCGGCGCCGAGCCCCAGGTGCTGGTACCCCGGCTTGAGCCCGAGCGTCAGCACGCGGAGCGAGTCGATCCTGCGCCGGTGCCAGAGGAAGCGGAAGAGGCCGAAGGGGAAGAGGCGCCCGTCGGGGAGGTGGCGGAAGGCGCGGTTCAGGTCGGGGAGGGCCAGGAGAAAGCCGACCGGCTCGCCGTCCTCCTTCTCGGCGAGGAGCACCAGCTCGGGATCCACCACCGG is part of the Longimicrobiaceae bacterium genome and harbors:
- a CDS encoding lysylphosphatidylglycerol synthase transmembrane domain-containing protein, translating into MTGPRPGAEGAAAPEEEHLHVWGMGDISTGQPRRKGRLTLDRLFRLALLLIPFGVLANLALSWATTDRGLLATLPELPRGYLFLAIVLGLVPWFTNALRIWIWTRFIGSDLGFREAFRIVLGGELGSSVLPTSSGGEIFRWGMMMQRGISPGAAASVVTLGHVEDSLFFLLALPAAAVISSAWELPVLQRLAGEVEGSALVVLGAGLAALFALRLLFRLVLVGRLGERPRDWGLRLAARVRRRLRKGWWEFRDVYRLVAKRGKGLFLLAMLLTAVQWICRYSVVSALAAFLGAPVDPVLFFLLQWVVFTVMLFVPTPGASGGAEAAFYLVYSALLPGRIIGLTTAGWRLLTFYLQLALGAVLFAGLTVAESRARRGRSPGPEGEKRGNPAAHEGAK
- a CDS encoding glycosyltransferase family 1 protein, whose protein sequence is MKIAYFTESLLPHVDGVSRTLAQLFGTLEARGVDFRVHSPFVPGPEVPWSGRVRPVRYVRFPLYPDYRVSLPWGHGIARELDAWEPDLVHVVSPTPLASWAQRYAARRGIPAVASFHTHFVSYFRYYGVPALEGFGWGMLRRFYARCARVYAPSRSIIRELEAHGIRNLELWSRGIDASRFSPAHRDPELRRRAGADEATPLVLLVSRLVKEKDLADLVEMDRVLRERGADFRLALVGDGPMRAELEERLPHACFAGHQTGEALARWYASADVFVFPSTTETFGNVVLEALASGLPAVVVDRGGPPDQIEPGENGWIARANDPADLADRVEQLLRDGEARARMGRRAVESARERDWSAINGRLIRSYGEVVESARGGGA
- a CDS encoding YdcF family protein, which produces MSGASPRLRRAGGILLALAVVALAAYALRAPLLTGVARLLTVRDPVSRAELILALGGELNTRPFHAAELYRRGVAPRVVLVRERSGPAVEAGFFPNRTDVAVRILRRAGVPAEAITVLEPPGGAGSTADEARALRAYVLRSGARRVVVVTNSYHSRRARMALRRGTRGTGAEILMSPVPAWAFSERDWWQSEDGVIAYFNEYLKLAFYLLHGG